The genome window CGGCCGACCTCGGCGCCGTCCTCGGCCTGCGAGCGCACGGTGCAGTAGCCCTCGACACCGGCGTCCTTGTCGCCCCGCAGATGCACCTTCACTGAGTTCGCCGAGGTATCGAAGGTGTAGATCTCGACGCTGATCCTGTTACCGGCCACATAGTGGTAGGCGAACCAGCCGATGAGGACGAGGAGGGCCGCGCCGAGGACGCTGCCGATGACCTTGAGCTTGCGGTCGGCGCGCTCGTCCGCGGAGCGGCCGTAGCGGCCCTCGGGAAGCCGCGTGCTCGCCGTCGTCATGGTCGTCCTCCCGGGTCCTGTCGGGCAGCGGTGTCCAGGCTCTGGACCGGGAATATCCCACCCCCCGATGCCGTCACTATAGAAGCCCCCCGCCCAGGGCCTGACGGCCGCCCCACACGGGTGTCCGAGCGGGACGGCAGTATGGACTCTCCGGATCGCGCCGGGCCGAGTCACCGAAGTTCAGGCCGGGCGCCGAGTGACGAGGGAATGAGTCTTGACTGACCAGCTGCGACTGATGGCCGTGCACGCGCACCCCGACGACGAGTCGAGCAAGGGTGCGGCCACCATGGCGAAGTATGTGTCCGAGGGGGTGGACGTGCTGGTCGTGACCTGCACGGGCGGGGAGCGCGGCTCCATCCTCAATCCGAAGCTGCAGGGCGACAAGTACATCGAGGAGCACATTCACGAGGTACGCAAGAAGGAGATGGACGAGGCCCGCGAGATCCTCGGCGTCGGGCAGGAGTGGCTCGGCTTCGTCGACTCCGGCCTTCCGGAGGGCGACCCCCTCCCGCCCCTTCCCGACGGCTGCTTCGCCCTGGAGGACGTCGACAAGGCGGCCGGCGAGCTGGTCCGGAAGATCCGCTCGTTCCGTCCCCAGGTGATCACCACCTACGACGAGAACGGCGGCTATCCGCACCCCGACCACATCATGACCCACAAGATCTCCATGGTGGCGTTCGAGGGCGCGACGGACACCGAGAAGTACCCCGAGGCCGAGTACGGCCCGGCGTACCAGCCGCGGAAGCTGTACTACAACCAGGGCTTCAACCGCGCCCGCACCGAGGCGCTGCACAACGCCCTGATCACGCGCGGCCTGGAGTCCCCGTACGGCGACTGGCTGAAGCGGTGGGACGAGTCCGAGCACAAGGACCGCACCCTCACCACGCACGTCCCCTGCGCCGAGTTCTACGAGATCCGTGACAAGGCTCTCATCGCCCACGCCACGCAGATCGACCCCGACGGCGGCTGGTTCCGGGTCCCGCTGGACCTGCAGAAGGAGGTCTGGCCCACCGAGGAGTACGAGCTGGCGAAGTCCCTCGTGGACACCTCGCTCCCCGAGGACGACCTCTTTGCGGGCATCCGTTAGCCCTGGGGGACAATGCCAGGCATGAGCGTAAGCCTGGCAGTCACACACCTCGTCCCCCTCGCCAAGGAGGTGGACGAGGACAAGGTCACCCCCGGCGTCCTCGGGTTCATCGTCTTCGCGGTGATGGCCCTGGCCGTCTGGGGCCTGATGAAGTCCATGAACAAGCACATGGGCAAGGTCGACTTCAAGGAGTCGCCGGACACGGACGCCTCCGTCGGGGAGACGACGACGGACGCGCCCGGGA of Streptomyces phaeolivaceus contains these proteins:
- a CDS encoding DUF4307 domain-containing protein, translating into MTTASTRLPEGRYGRSADERADRKLKVIGSVLGAALLVLIGWFAYHYVAGNRISVEIYTFDTSANSVKVHLRGDKDAGVEGYCTVRSQAEDGAEVGRADFRFAAGVTDIDEVFTLKTTSRGTTAELLGCHAN
- the mca gene encoding mycothiol conjugate amidase Mca translates to MAVHAHPDDESSKGAATMAKYVSEGVDVLVVTCTGGERGSILNPKLQGDKYIEEHIHEVRKKEMDEAREILGVGQEWLGFVDSGLPEGDPLPPLPDGCFALEDVDKAAGELVRKIRSFRPQVITTYDENGGYPHPDHIMTHKISMVAFEGATDTEKYPEAEYGPAYQPRKLYYNQGFNRARTEALHNALITRGLESPYGDWLKRWDESEHKDRTLTTHVPCAEFYEIRDKALIAHATQIDPDGGWFRVPLDLQKEVWPTEEYELAKSLVDTSLPEDDLFAGIR